A section of the Falco peregrinus isolate bFalPer1 chromosome 3, bFalPer1.pri, whole genome shotgun sequence genome encodes:
- the NDUFS5 gene encoding NADH dehydrogenase [ubiquinone] iron-sulfur protein 5, translated as MPFWDLQRQLGIDLDRWLLRQSMPQPYGKAGACHAFEREWVECGHGLGQTRARRECQPEYEDFMECMHRTKLAARLRTILKQRDKMIKEGKYTPPDYHKGKEEPRP; from the exons ATGCCGTTCTGGGACCTGCAGCGGCAGCTGGGGATCGATTTAGACCGGTGGCTGTTGCGGCAGAGCATGCCGCAGCCCTACGGCAAGGCCGGGGCCTGTCACGCCTTCGAGCGGGAGTGGGTGGAGTGCGGGCACGGCCTGGGCCAGACCCGCGCCCGCCGCGAGTGCCAGCCCGAGTACGAGGACTTCATGGAGTGCATGCACCGCACCAAGCTG GCTGCGCGGCTAAGAACCATCCTCAAGCAGAGGGACAAGATGATCAAGGAAGGGAAGTACACGCCGCCCGACTACCACAAAGGCAAAGAGGAGCCGCGGCCTTGA